Below is a genomic region from Halogeometricum sp. S1BR25-6.
GCTTTACGATTTCTAGCGGGGGAGGCGCTTGGTGCCTCCCCCCCACCCCACCCGAGACGGCTAACGACGGAAACGTGGGGTGTGTGTGTTCCCCGTTCTCCTGCCAACGACAGAAAACGGAAATCGGACATCTCACCCGTCATCTCTCGCTCTCGTCCCGAATCAGAGACAACAAAGAAAGCGCGAGGCGAGAACGACGGAAACGCGGGGTGGGGACAGTCGGGTCCGAGAGCCGACGGGAAGGGGAGGTAGGACGAATCGAGAAGCGGTTACGTTTCCAGCAGTTCGACGAGGTTCCCTTCGGGGTCCCGCACGAAGAGAATTCGAGAACCCGTGTCGGTCGTTCGAGGTTCGCTGAGCGTCTCGACCTGCCCCTCGAGCGACTCGTACAGGGAATCGATGTCGTCAACGGAGAACCCGAGGTGTTTCGCCCCGGGACAGTTCACCGACGACTCCGCCTGCGCGTTGCCCTCCGGTTCGTACTCCACGAGTTCGACGCGGACGCCGCCGGCGTCGAGGTGAGCGAACCGACCGGTCGCGTTCTCGACGTCGACGGCCGTCGCGAACGCCTCTCCTGAGACGGAGAACTCGCTCTCGACGGGGAATCCGAGCGTGTCCCGGTAGAATTCGACGGCCTGTTCGAGGTCCGCGACGGTGACGCCAACGTGGTGTGCGCTGAGTTCTGCCACGGGGAGGGTTTCCCCGCCAGCACCCGAATAGGCACCGGACTCGCGCGTCGGTTGCCGCCTCTCCACCGCGCGATTCGTTACTCCTCGCTGCCCGTCTCCTCGGCTCCACTGTTCGTTCGGCACGCTCCGTCCTCCGTCTCTTCGGCATCCCCGTCCATCCGTTCGAGGAACTCCGGCGGAACGCGGGCGACGGTGTACGTTCCTGTCCCTCGGCGATTCACCTCAAACCCCTCGCGCGTCATCGCCTCCGCGTCGACCACGAGGAGCACCGGATCGTCGGCGTGTCTCCGGCCCACCTCGCGCGCCTCTTCGACCGTCTCCGAGAGGTGAACTCGTTGGCGGCTCATGGGTTTGAGTCCTTCTTCGAGTATCGTCCCGACATTCCGAGGTGCGGTTCCGTGGTAGAGGCGTTCGAGGACGGCGGATTCGGTCGATTCCAGCGTCACGTCTATTGAGTGACCGTACGCCGCGCGAATCCGGTCCCCGCGGCGCTCGAAGCGCCCTTTGGGGTCAGTCGCGGTCACTGCCTCGACGTGTTCCGAATCCGCCCACGAGTAGCGGTCCGTGACCGCCTCGACGAGTTCCTCGTACTCGGTCCACCCTCCGTCGTCGACCGACAGGCCGGCGTCGTCGGGAAAGTGGCGTAACGCT
It encodes:
- a CDS encoding VOC family protein is translated as MAELSAHHVGVTVADLEQAVEFYRDTLGFPVESEFSVSGEAFATAVDVENATGRFAHLDAGGVRVELVEYEPEGNAQAESSVNCPGAKHLGFSVDDIDSLYESLEGQVETLSEPRTTDTGSRILFVRDPEGNLVELLET
- a CDS encoding RNA 2'-phosphotransferase translates to MPERLRVDVIRVCEEHGYFEGSDCPACGDDGREVLGDGRRTRLSKFVSGALRHFPDDAGLSVDDGGWTEYEELVEAVTDRYSWADSEHVEAVTATDPKGRFERRGDRIRAAYGHSIDVTLESTESAVLERLYHGTAPRNVGTILEEGLKPMSRQRVHLSETVEEAREVGRRHADDPVLLVVDAEAMTREGFEVNRRGTGTYTVARVPPEFLERMDGDAEETEDGACRTNSGAEETGSEE